Proteins encoded by one window of Salmonirosea aquatica:
- a CDS encoding porin family protein, protein MKKILLCSALVLGISGISFAQENVSIGPIVGVSVANLRGDIANNDWKAGLTIGGFYNYSSRTGLGFSGQVLYTQLGAQVLDKTNDIRLNYLQVPLLLTYFLGEYGNPIRPKLFIGPHVNFLLNAKDRNGNDLYGESNNRNYNPVDVGLTAGVGLNYRIKNKVWLNTDIRYGLGLVDITKSNSTSIMNHNIGVNLGISFPFGTYNKNTGTLRAR, encoded by the coding sequence ATGAAAAAAATCCTTCTTTGTTCCGCACTCGTGCTTGGAATCTCAGGGATAAGCTTTGCCCAGGAGAATGTTTCCATCGGGCCCATTGTCGGCGTATCAGTTGCCAATTTGCGGGGCGACATCGCTAACAATGACTGGAAAGCCGGCCTTACTATCGGGGGCTTTTACAATTATAGTTCTCGAACCGGACTCGGGTTCAGTGGTCAGGTGCTTTATACCCAACTCGGGGCGCAGGTACTGGACAAAACCAACGACATCCGGCTCAATTATCTGCAGGTACCTTTGTTATTGACCTACTTTCTGGGAGAATACGGAAATCCCATCCGGCCGAAATTGTTCATCGGTCCGCATGTCAATTTTCTCCTCAACGCCAAAGACCGTAATGGAAACGACCTGTATGGAGAAAGCAATAATCGCAATTACAATCCCGTTGATGTCGGACTTACGGCGGGAGTCGGCCTGAATTACCGGATCAAAAATAAGGTTTGGCTCAACACCGATATTCGGTATGGCCTGGGCCTGGTGGATATCACGAAATCCAATTCCACCAGCATCATGAATCATAATATTGGCGTCAATTTGGGCATTTCCTTCCCTTTTGGCACCTATAACAAAAATACGGGTACCCTAAGAGCCCGATAA
- a CDS encoding LysR substrate-binding domain-containing protein, with the protein MNIQQLEYIVAVDRYRHFVQAAEHCHVTQPTLSMMIRKLEDELGVKIFDRARQPILPTEIGVRVIAQAQVILRESARLAELANQYKDLMAGELRVGIIPTIAPYLLPQFIQNFMEKYPAIHLQITEMITDRVLHELKSGTIDVGIVATLAEGNTFQSAPLYREKLFVYASERIVLYEKKYILPEDIDPNELWLLEEGHCFRTQIQKLCELSRTGPTGHSLSYRAGNIETLIRMVERSGGLTIIPELAVLDLVPSRLAHVREFQAPAPAREIHLIYNREHVKTRLIEVLREDILTHIPEEMKLKTESLRVL; encoded by the coding sequence TTGAATATCCAGCAATTAGAATACATCGTGGCAGTCGATCGGTATCGCCATTTTGTGCAGGCTGCCGAGCACTGCCATGTCACCCAGCCTACCCTTTCGATGATGATCCGTAAGCTGGAGGACGAACTGGGTGTCAAAATATTCGACCGCGCCCGGCAGCCCATACTACCCACCGAAATCGGCGTGCGGGTCATCGCGCAGGCTCAGGTCATTTTACGGGAATCCGCCCGTCTGGCCGAGTTGGCCAATCAATACAAAGATCTGATGGCGGGTGAGCTCCGGGTAGGCATTATTCCTACCATCGCCCCTTATCTGTTGCCCCAGTTCATCCAGAATTTTATGGAAAAATACCCGGCAATTCACTTACAGATCACGGAGATGATTACCGATCGGGTACTGCACGAATTGAAAAGCGGCACGATCGACGTGGGCATTGTGGCTACTCTGGCCGAGGGAAACACCTTTCAAAGTGCCCCGCTCTACCGCGAGAAGTTGTTTGTGTATGCTTCCGAACGGATCGTCCTATACGAAAAAAAGTACATCCTTCCCGAAGATATCGATCCGAACGAATTATGGCTTCTGGAAGAAGGACATTGTTTCCGGACCCAAATTCAGAAACTGTGCGAACTCAGCCGAACCGGACCCACCGGCCACAGCCTAAGCTATCGGGCGGGGAATATCGAAACGCTGATCCGGATGGTGGAGCGCAGCGGGGGGCTCACCATCATTCCTGAACTGGCCGTCCTGGACCTGGTACCTTCCCGGCTGGCTCACGTGCGGGAGTTCCAGGCTCCGGCCCCGGCGCGGGAAATTCATCTCATTTATAACCGGGAACACGTCAAAACCCGGTTAATCGAAGTTTTGCGGGAGGACATATTGACCCACATTCCCGAAGAAATGAAGCTCAAAACCGAAAGTCTTCGGGTACTATAA
- a CDS encoding alpha/beta hydrolase-fold protein: protein MKYLFLIIIAFCSASLMAQGTFEEYPVDSASLVQPGVPKGEILKFTFDQSKIFPGTWREYWVYVPAQYDPQRPACVYVNQDGIQWNAPTVFDNLIHQKEMPVTIGVFVTPGRVLSQKPDEALDRFNRSFEYDGLGDAYARFILDEILPEVEKQKTSDGRAIVLSKNGNDRAIGGSSSGAVCAFTAAWERPDAFSRVFSAIGTYVGLRGADRYPTLIRKYEPKPLRIFLQDGENDLNIYAGDWWMANQTILRALTFAGYEVDHVWGTGAHNGRHGSAIFPEAMRYLWKGWPTPIEAGASKNQMFTEVLIPNVDWEPMGEMIKGYDKIGITTAGDVYFQNAKGKKASGFGADGKLAELDSLPPIPVRPKLVGNPGIKVGGATLSPDQTQLYATDAASHWVWVYQVQPDGTFRYGQRYGWLHAPDTADNAGATDVVCDRDGRVYVATALGVQVLDQTGRVNLIIPTPEEKADHVVLGGPEFNELYVAAGGKIYRRKLKVRGSNSFEAPVKPAKPKL, encoded by the coding sequence ATGAAATACCTCTTTCTGATCATAATTGCTTTTTGCTCGGCCTCACTCATGGCTCAAGGTACCTTCGAAGAGTACCCCGTCGATTCGGCTTCGCTGGTTCAGCCGGGGGTACCTAAGGGCGAAATCTTGAAGTTTACCTTCGATCAATCCAAAATCTTCCCCGGTACCTGGCGGGAGTACTGGGTGTACGTCCCGGCGCAGTACGATCCGCAGCGACCTGCCTGCGTGTATGTCAATCAGGACGGTATTCAGTGGAACGCACCGACGGTTTTTGATAACCTGATCCATCAGAAAGAGATGCCAGTCACCATTGGCGTGTTCGTGACGCCGGGTCGGGTGCTGTCCCAAAAGCCCGACGAAGCGCTTGATCGCTTCAATCGCAGCTTCGAGTACGACGGGCTGGGTGATGCCTATGCTCGCTTTATTCTAGACGAAATTCTGCCGGAAGTAGAAAAGCAGAAAACCTCCGACGGGCGGGCCATCGTGCTGTCCAAAAACGGCAACGACCGCGCCATCGGTGGGTCGAGCAGCGGGGCGGTGTGTGCCTTCACCGCGGCCTGGGAGCGGCCCGATGCTTTTTCGCGGGTGTTCAGCGCCATAGGTACCTACGTGGGGCTACGCGGGGCCGACCGCTACCCGACGCTGATCCGCAAGTATGAACCGAAGCCGTTGCGGATTTTCCTGCAAGATGGCGAAAACGACCTGAACATCTACGCGGGCGACTGGTGGATGGCCAATCAGACCATACTGCGCGCGCTTACGTTTGCGGGCTACGAGGTGGATCACGTGTGGGGTACCGGCGCGCATAACGGGCGGCACGGTTCTGCTATTTTCCCCGAGGCCATGCGGTACCTCTGGAAAGGCTGGCCCACTCCCATCGAAGCCGGAGCTTCCAAAAACCAGATGTTTACGGAGGTACTTATTCCCAATGTCGATTGGGAGCCCATGGGCGAAATGATCAAAGGATACGATAAGATTGGCATTACGACGGCCGGCGACGTGTATTTTCAGAATGCCAAAGGCAAAAAAGCCAGTGGCTTTGGAGCCGATGGAAAATTGGCTGAACTGGACAGCCTGCCGCCCATCCCCGTGCGCCCGAAACTGGTGGGTAACCCAGGTATCAAGGTAGGGGGAGCCACTCTTTCACCCGATCAGACACAATTGTACGCTACGGATGCCGCCTCGCATTGGGTGTGGGTGTACCAGGTACAGCCCGATGGTACCTTCAGGTACGGGCAACGTTACGGCTGGCTTCATGCGCCGGATACGGCCGACAACGCCGGGGCCACCGATGTGGTGTGCGACCGGGACGGCCGGGTGTATGTGGCTACCGCCTTGGGTGTGCAGGTACTGGACCAAACGGGTCGGGTCAATTTAATCATACCTACCCCCGAAGAAAAGGCCGATCATGTGGTTCTGGGAGGGCCGGAATTTAATGAACTCTACGTGGCGGCCGGGGGCAAAATCTATCGCCGCAAGCTTAAAGTCCGGGGTTCCAACAGTTTTGAAGCCCCTGTAAAACCCGCCAAACCCAAATTATAG